Within the Setaria viridis chromosome 3, Setaria_viridis_v4.0, whole genome shotgun sequence genome, the region atagcatgtttaaatgcatgaatagtatcaaggttctatatgggtactcctcgaatataaagggaataataaatataaaagaaaagaagttcacaaatctcaaggcccatgactgctaCATGTTGATGGCCCAGTTGCTTCcgattgcactgaggggtattctaccagaaaatgtccgatTGGTGCTCGCAAAACTATGCGCGTTTGTCAGTGCCATTTTGCAAAAGGCAATTGATCCAACCAAGAAAagtaaagctacagaatgatgtggtacaatgtcttgtccactttgagttggtatttccaccatcattcttcaatattatgatgcacctcctagttcacctagtcaaagagattattATTCTtggtccagtattcctgcacaatatgtggccttttgagagaTTCATgccagtcctaaaaaactatgttcataatcatgcccgtccaaaaggaagcatcaccaagggatatagaacaaaggaggtcattgagttttgtgttgattttattgactcaattaatttgattggggttccaacatcaTGCCACAAGGGGAGCTACGCAGAATAAGGACCCTTGGAAGGAAAACAAGTTTCaacaatgatactgatttgttccacAAAGCATActtcactgttctgcaacaatcatcctttgtggcttcgTATATCGAGAAACACAAGaagattctattttcccaatacctaacaaaatccgatgcttggattatacgtcatcacatgggTAACTCTGGTATTCACAAACAACTCACTTgtttagccaggggaccttctagcataATCATGAATTTCCAAggttatgagataaatggttatacattttacatgagagctcaagaccagaaaagcacgatccaggatagtggtgtccgcatagatgccataaatagcaacaggagcaaggactcgtattacGGTTTCATAGAGGATATATGGGAACTAGAATACGAaccgctgaacatccctctgtttcgtttccaatgggtgaagctaactagAGGTGGCATAACGAAAGATCAGTATAGAATGATAATGGTGGAtctgaccaagactggatacaatgatgaaccattcgtccttgccAATGAAGTGCagcaggttttctatgtgaaggacatatcTAGCAAACCattcagaagagccatgggagccaaagtgccacacagttcttccaggtaaaagaaaaatcatgggagtcaagggcaaaatagaccagtcagatgattatgatcagtttgatggcatgcctccattcgctgtcgaagttgacccaagcatcatggtagccaaagaagaggctccgtacttactccgcgatcatgaccaaggaactttcgtcaagaagaagtttttttaacgttacattgtaatgcactaaatatggttcaCCTTTATATAATGCTCTATGACCATCAGAACCTTTGATTTATATTGTAATGCTTTATggtgaattatattgtaatgttctatgatttcatgcttatacattaattgtactacttgataccatttttaatttaacgtatctataatttcatgtgtttaaattagttgaggtgaagatttatttgaTCAATATAAATAATGTTAATGACATACATGAATTGCATTCTTTTGCGCATTCAAATTATTTACTTgaatagtttgttgatgataatgatgcattaaaataattattttagaaactaaaaCAACTAGTATTACTTAttgattcaaatttattttaaatatacttgctaatttaatatatttttgcatgtttgaaatatgtaaagtttttatttttttattaacaaaaccagtggaaaacatatataaatatctttgtttaaattagttgaggtgaagatttattcgatcaatataaataatgttaaccacatacataaattGAATTTTTAGCGCTttcaaattatttaattgaatggtttgttgatgatagtgatgcattaaaataattattttagaaactaaaacaactagtatagaattaatgactgattcagacatattttaaatatacttgctaatttagtatatttttgcatgttcaaaatatgtaaagttcttattttttagggaaaaaaatccTTCGTAAAAACGAGTGGAAAACATTTATAAAATCTATTTGCAAAACAGGCGGGAATTGAAAAATCCCAaaaaggacctttagtcccggttgacaATTCCAAccggactaaaggtcccccctTCATCCCGGTTGCCAAACAGGCAGCGCACGGCTTTGTCCGCTCCAGAGGCGGCGCGGAGCAAGGCGATGAGGGTGAGGCGGCGGTCGTGCAGCGCGGTCAGGCGAGGTGGCGGTCTGAGCAGTAGGGCAAGCGGGTGCTCGGGGCTTGCCTTTTATAGGTGCGCACGCCGAGGTTCACCGGCGGTAGCGGCAGGCCGCTAGCCGAGATGGGCTTAGCTGGGCTGGTCGGAGTGGGTCGTACCTACGGGCTTGGCCCGGTAGAAAAGGATTTCTTTTAATTTAGAAATAATCCTCGTGAAAGAAAATCCAGATAATTCATTTAATTCATGAAAAATACTCAAAGAATCTaaaaaattcaaagaaaaatctcagagatagattgggacaccaggagttcaaaaaaaatacttggagctcatgGAAAGACTTGTAGAACCATCCGAAAATTGGATTAAGATCtaagaaaatgagaataaattccagaaaaatttgaaaaattctcAAAGGAACCTAAGCATCGTCTGAATGCATTTTCAAACCTTTTTCAGACTCAAGGAATAAGGAATGcaaccagcatgaatgcaacacacagaaACCTAGGGTTCATTAAGTTAATTTTAGAAGAAGATTTTAATGCCTAATTAATTCACAAAGAAACCTTAAGGCCTTAAACAAACTCTAACATTTTCTAGAGAAATTATAATTAATTTTTATTAACTTGCATAtgatgaaaattagggtgttacagaAACCCCACGCCAAGGATGTGTAGATCTGGGCTCAAGCGAGGTGGATCGGCcaccggcggccggcagcggaCCCAGGCGATCGGCGGCACCTAGGGTTTGCGGAGTGggagtggagagggagagaggaggagggaagtgGAGGGAGAGAGTGTGACGTGGGGGCCGGCTTTGGCGCGTCCGCCGGAGTAAGGCGGGTAGGGTTGGGAGGCAGCGCGGTCGAGAGGCGAGAGGTGAGAGGCGTCGCGTAGTCTCCAAGGTCTCAGCACTGGCACCACCATGTATGGATGAAGCTAGCGGCCCTCGCGTGACATGTCAAAAACTTGTCTGTCATTTTCACATGCGTCGCGTGCGTAAATATATATGCATATCTCGTGCATTGTTGGTGGGAATTGGGAAACCTAGGTCGATATGCCTGCTCAGAATCAAACTCAAATCATCCCTGATCAATGGATATCTTTATTTATACTTTTTAATTGATAAATAATATAGCAGCGGCTATTAATATGTAtggagaaattttagagtgcttcaaaaaaatgagagccgtccatccgGCGAAATAGAACGGTAGCaacaaaggaagtaccatgAAGTACCTAAAGAGAAGTATCAAGAAGTACCAATTTAGTAGGAATAAGTATCAAAAATAGTGAGATATTACTATGATgctcttttaattatgtgtaaatttatttaattcttttttagaAGGATAAGAAAGAAAGCATTGTAAAAAGCTCGTATGTATATACTCCATCCTTTGCATTGTTAGTGGCAAACCTAGATCGATGGTGATGACTCCTCCGAATCCCTGGCCAGTGGATATTTGTatccattttaattttttatgtgTAAAATTAAATATAGCAGAGATTTTTTAATCTGTTTGGGTAGCATCTAGGTCCTTGAGTTTAAGAGCACAAATTTTAGACCGGGATGACATATTTAGCATGTTTATGGACACTAGTTCATCGACCTATGCTCCCACACGAGATAATAATGTTATTTAAAAAATTAGattcctagctaataatcaaaattatttatctatgattcttttatttatttaatattatTACAATACTTTAGTTTTGATTGATTTTAATTGGTAATTACTCTATACTGTTTTATCCAGGTTTACTGTAACACCCTGCTCCAAAATCTGCTTACGGCCTAGCTCCTCACGTGGAAAAGACCCTCATACGCATAACTCCTctcttacactttcgtcctcgcttcgtgtataAGGGTTAACCCAGAGGTGCTATGTTTGGAGTGACAAGGATTATAAGCTAGCCCTCACCCCCTTAACCTtccaatgtggtactaaacctACCTACTACCACAATTAGATCACATGGACCAACAACTTCAACTACTATGGTTGTTGGTGTGAAATCTGGCCAACTAGTAAATATTGTAGTTTTACtgtgcgttagatcggatatggcctagcacacaatgacacaggatgtatactggttcaggcgacaagccctacgtccagtcggggTCAGTCGGTCGACTATATTCCTAAGCCTAGGTCCTCAAAGTTTGCAGTAGGGGTACAAACGAGAAAGGGATGAGAGCGGGTGTCCGAGACCTGGTCATGCTCTGTTTCGAGTGGGAGAGAGTAACCGGGAGGCTCGAATGTGCGCTATGTGTTGGAGAGAATTAGTGTCCTACCCCCAGAGAGAAAGAGCGTGCCCCCTTTTATAGTCCAAGGGGACGGCCTTACAAGCCAGAGAGAGAGTGCGGGCGTCGTCTAGTCTTGTCGAGACCCATGTTGTTGAGTATGGTATGGCCGccgtcctcggtccctgttcatCTCGTCAGGCCACTCCGTTGTGGCGGGTAGGTTGCGGCGGCACTGTGCGAGACGTGCGCAGGGTATGGTGTGGTACGGTTCTTCGTACGGTAGTTTACCCTGGCGCTTCCTCTTATCTGTCCCACCTGCTCCCTCAGCCCACACCGAGCGGGCGTCTCCGGTCGATTGTCCCAATCGGCCCCAGCCGTGCCGGTTGGGGGGAGTGGTGTGGTTGGTATGGCGCATCCCCGGTCGGGGGACTCGGTCAGGGTCAGACTGTGGTCCCACCCCCGACTAGACCCTTCTAGTTGGGGCGCCGACCAGGCCTCCTGGTCGGAGGAGCCGGTCGGTGGCTGGATCTTGGTCTCGACCTGCGTTGCGTCGCTGGGCCGACCCAAGCGTGCAATATCACTATGCCTCTTGTTGGGCCAGGCGTTGTGGGAAAGCGGGCTCattggggaccccgggtctatggacccgtgAATGGTATATTGGGCTAGGGTATTACATTCGTACTTTTTTCTACTAAAAATTAGTATTTTCAGTCAATTCCTTCcgtacatgtataaatgatctacacagtgacacacatcatgtatatgtatatgaactTATTATTTCTATATTACCAACAACAAAAATTGTTATTTTAGAATTTATATCTGTTTACTTTTGGATATATTTCTGTACAATGAACATGCAAAtaattagattaaaatttaTGAGCTTACTTATAATGCAAAGATGGGTAATtgagatacaaatttagaaagaCATTTTAAGTTATCTTTATACTGACATGTATTGATAATTTAGACAAATATTATGtgttactttaaattattttttataatacagagatgggtaatttagatatcaGTTTaggatttattatattttctaaaaatttacccACATATTCCATTATAAAAGTTAGCCGCATATGCCAttagaatattttcacaataatagcagtgggtaattttttagaaaatataataaacaaATGGCGATGATTATTAGTGCCTACAGTACCGATGCCCAGATGTTTTTGAATTTTGTGAGATTTCTCTAGCACGTCATGTGAAAATTAAGCGTGGTGCATAGACCAATGGctatgaatgtggatgaaaaattgtatagagtaattattaattaaaaatcaatcacaattgaAGTATTGTAttagaatattaaataaattaGAGAGttgtaataaataatttaaTTATTAGTTAGGGATCTAATTTTAGATAACTTTACAATACAATCCTTTTAAACTTATTAGTACGTCCTGGAGCATGAGTCGATGGACTAGTAACACAAATCATAGCAAGGCTCACGGACCCATATATGTGGCAGTATTTTAATACAACCACGGTGACATTCATTAGCGATGATACCCATATAGATGGCACAATACTTCATATCGATCATGCCATCGTCACTAGCATCCACTTAGTAAAATAGTTGAATAATGAAACTTGGTCATGATGCATTTACCCGAGGGAATCATTCTGACATCTAGCTCTCAAGTAGTAAACATTATAGAATATAATAGAGGCAGCAGCTTACGAGCGGTACTGGATCTACACAATTTGATAATATAAATGTACTGTGAATTGTGGGTGCAAGTATGCATGTGACCTAATAATTAAACTCATAGACTATGTTTTAGAGTACATGCTGGCTTGAACCTAAAGCTATCCTATGCATAAAAATAGAAACAATTCGATCCTAATGGCCATATAACCGGCTCTTCATCACCTACATATGGTGCTCTGGAGAATAGTCACCATCCGGCGTGCCAATTCTTCCTTGTTACATGTATATTCAACATTCTTTGTGGCGCGTGTTTCCCCTAATTAACCAGGAGGCAGCAGGCCCATGACTTGCAGTGATGCATGTTAGGAATCGTGGAACGCTATGCAAGCGAAAATAAAAATGTAACCAAGTTTGCACAGGATCACTTACGAGTCTCGCAGCAGAAGACTTGTTGCCTCTACCGCACACACATATGCTAGCTCCTCACAAGAGGTCGTGACCTAGAGGATGCGGATGGAGGCAGTACGTGTCATTAGGATTTCTCTTGAtgcaccacctctctttacacgaATGGCCCTTTAATGTTTGTAGCTCATTATGACTTCAATACTGTAAAAGATTAAATCCATTGGAGCCCAATAATGGAACCAATCCGATTCACTACTACAGATTGGATCCCAGACGCCCTATCACTGCCGGTTTCAGATAATCCAGCAGTGAAACTCCtatcctctcaaaaaaaattgtgatACAGGACATAACCGGCGGTGAAAACTAGCATCACCGCTGGTTTGTATTTCAAACCGGTGATGAAAACTATTACCGACGGATCTTCCCACTATCCGGCAGTGAAGGGGGAGCTCGAACCCGAAATTTTTATCAACCCCAACTCATTCTTTCTCACATCCGCCAACGTCATCTTCAGCGGAACACCGGGTACTGCCACCAAGCGGTCCTAGAAACTAGTCCTCCGGGAAATCATgcccattgaaccagcaacacttacgttcctcaagtggtccgaggtgccaatcaccttcttaAGGAGGATTAGTGGACTAATTTCTCAGACCCGGGATGCTACCCTCTCATCCTTGATCTAGTAGTCTCAGGCTCCCGACTCACAAAggtactcattgatggtggCAGTGGTCTTAACGTACTCTTCGCCAAAACTATCACCACCGGGTCTTCCCACTATCCGGCAGTGAAGGGGAGCCCGAACCCGAAATTTTTATCAACCCCAACTCATTCTTTCTCGCATCCGCTCTCTGACTCCCCCCGACTCCCTCACCTCCCTCTGCCggcccccctccctctctcactccgccatccctcctctcttcctcccttcggctctccctccctccatccctttcctctcttcctccctccagCCTCCGTCTACTCGCTGCCGCTCCCCTGCCCCCTCCGTTCGCTGCCCCTCGGCCTGGAGAGAGGAGCGGTGGTGGGGTGAGGTGCGGAGGCAGAGAGTACTGCAGCGGGGAGCCTTTGCGGTGCGCGGATCCGCAGTGGGCAGCCTCTGCGGAGTGTAGATCCGCGTGGGGATCATCGGCGGCACACGGGGAtcctcagcggcggcgcgcaaGGATCCTCTGCAGGAGCAAGAGCGGCTCGGGAGGAGGAGATCCAGGATCCCCTCTGTGGCAGGattcagcggcggcggccacgacgaGATCAGGCCCTAGTGTGCTCCCCTCTATCCCTCTCTCTttatctccctctctctcccacccTCCCTCCATCTATCTCTCTAGCGTCTGTGCAGTGGCGTGGaatgggggcagcggcggcgtgggatGGGGCTGCGGCGGTTCGGTGGCGGCACCCCGTGGTAGGGcagccggccgcggccggtggGATGTGGGGCTGGgcgggattttttttattttttcaataggAATCACCTCCAGTTCTAAGTTCGGCGGTGATGCCCATTTCCATCACTGCCGCCTTCTATACGACGGATCCAAAACCGACGGTGATGAAGGGTTGTGGAGTAGTGATTGGCTCTAGGGCATATATCCAACCGTCTCTCATTTGCACTAGATTCAACTATACAAATAGCTTCACGTTCTAACCCCTTGATGTGTGACCCTACAAATTTATCTTTAAATTTTGCCGGAAAACCAATCTGATAAACTGATAGATTTTCAATAAAATCAATAAATCCGTTTATCGGTGATGACGTCCAGTAAATTGTGCACTAGAGGCAAGTTTATGTCTTTATTCATGTCAGTTCTTGTTTGCACTGGTGCGAATAGACTAAACGCACTGGTACGCTTTGGCCCAGCACGAATGAGTCGATACGAATGACGTTCATTGCAGTAGTGCTATTATCATATCCTTTCTAATAAAGCAGGGTTGACAGGCCTTTGGTCTAAAAGGTTCTTGAAGCAAAACCTGATTGCTCATATCTGTTGTTACAGACTTACAATTGCAGTAGTTGAACACAACCGTGTGCGTGCAGTAAAAGGGCAATGGAATGTGCTCAAGCAGGTCAGGTTGTTGTTGGGAGACGAATTGCTGGATTATGAACAACGAGGGTGTAGATTGTAGAATACAGGAAAATAAAGCTGACTGCCAAAGATGCTTTGTTCCGGTAGTAGTCGTCGTTTGGATTTTGCAAGGGTTACTACTACTAGCTACGGGGAAAATCAACCCTTAGATCAGGAACGAACTCAAAAGGCATTCATGTCGAGCACGAGCGAGCCCCGCGTACAAACTCCTCATTCCAGATTCAAACCCCTCGACAGTGCATGTGGAGCACGCAGTGACAACAATTCGGTTGACCTCGCGTCTCCCGCCAAGTCAAGCTGCTGATCCCCCGACCACCAGCGTTACTCCCTCTGAGCAACATCTACACGGCCGCGTCTGTAACACATCTGCTTCGAGGTCCACAATGTAACCCATCTGTCAATGGCAGGTCCGTCCTCTGTCTTCTCTGTTGTTTGATGAACATAAATTCCAGAACAGGAGAGTGAGTAATCTTACAAGAGCTTTGGTATACCATCAAGCCATGAAAAGTTTGGTTTCAAAATTACATATTAAGTGGTAGTTTACATCACCGAATTAGAGAAAAGATAACATATAGAGATAATTTAATTTTATGGATGTGTAGCTGGAAACAattctattttctaaaaaaaatagagatacTTTTCTACAGATGTATATTTTCACGGGAAACAGCATCGTCATGCATCATTTTTACAGATGTATATTTTCACGGGCAACGACCACTTAGCTAGACTTGTCTTAATATAAGCTCGAATTTGTTCGAACAACGGAAAAAACAAATTTATttgtaatatttgaaacaaCCTGTGCTACATACAAGACGGATTAATTCTATGACGAACAGGTGCTCCTCACCGTGCCACGCCGCCACTGGCTTGCCCAGCTTTCAGTCGCTTCGCCGTTCTCTCCTTGGACAGCTCCTTCGCCAGGTCTTCAAGGGCTTGAGCATTGGTCCTGTTGTCCCCTGGCACATCCTCGTACTTCCCGGTCTTCACGTTGACCCTCGTCACTCGCTGATCTAGCATGCACTTGCCGATCTCGATGAGCTTCTTCATGTTCTCCGGAGTCGACACGTCCACCGCAGCAGTGGCGCTGCAGAGGGTGTTGTTCTGGATGCGGAGGTAGTTACTCTCGCAGCCGAACAACTTGAACTTGACGGAGACGTGGATGTCGACGAGGTCCGAGCTAGCGGCCATGAAGATGTCGATGATGGGCGCCATACCCCTCTTGCGCAGCCACCCGATGATGCCCCACTTGGAACACATTTTCGCAGTGTATTGTTCCTCGATGGACCTCAAGCCGGTGCCGATGGATAGCACCAGGAACCGGCCGCATTCATCCTCCGATGACGGCTTGAGCAGCCTGACCGCCTTCGAATCCTTTTCCTTGGCCTTGGCCATGATCTCCTCTGTGATTATCGACATGGCAACCATTGTCTGCAAGGTGCAAGGATTGAAGTTTGGCTTAGATCATTGTAAGTCGttccatccatttcaaattgtaggtcgttttaatttttatagGTATATTTCTTTTGCTACACCGATGTCTTGGAGCATAGGTAGTATAGGATGTCGTAAAAGCAGCTGTGTCTACGTACAGGATTATTGGCAGCGACGCCGCCATCGATGAGATTGTAGTCGTGATCCCTTCCGTCAGCACCTTTGGTCCGGAAGTGGTGCGCGGGGAGGTAGGTcggagccgccgccgtgccgatGCATACATCTGATAGCAGTGATTCTTCTCAGGTGTCTTTTCTGCCTGCACAACACACCAAGAGGCATCATCTCTACTGGTTGCCGCGCACGACGTATAATACTGATTTGCGAATCTCTTGAGATGTGCTAAGAAAAGCTACGAATCCTAAAAGTTTTAGAACAAATATAAATATCCGACAATCAATTCGACAGACTCTAATCAATGTCAGCATGCAGTTCTACAGGAAAGCATCTGTGACATCTCCAAAATATAATAACCGTCGGTCGATATCATAGATCGGTGACTACGAATTAAAAACTGTCTGAATTCTTGTCATGGCAGGAACGTACGTCACATTTGGAGAAGATGATGGGCTGCACCAGCTTGACGTCGAAGGTGGGGATGATGACATCCGTGACAGTGTCGCGCACCCTCGTCTCGCCGAGCACTCTACGAGTCACCGCGCGAAGGTACTTGCCGTCGTGCTTGGGTCCCGACGCCGCGGCGATGCTCCACTTCCGAGGGAAGATGCGCGGGCCGTGCTCGAGGTAGAAGGGGTTGATACCTTCGGCGGCGAAGAGCGGGCGCCTACTGCCGTCTGCCGGCGCGGCGAGCATCGCCGTGATGAGCCCGCCGGTGCTCGTCCCGGCgatgtagtcgaagtagtctgCCAGCCTCGCCTCCGGCCCGTCCAGCTCCTGCAGCTGCTCCTCGAGGTAGGCGAGCACGGTGCCCGGGATGAGGCCCcggatgccgccgccgtcgatggtGAGGACCGTTACCCGGTCGCCGACGGCATCGCACGCCCCGCTGCTGCATTTGTGG harbors:
- the LOC117847713 gene encoding patatin-like protein 1, with the translated sequence MFSLRSCGRQLCRASSSVLLLHRPVLVSSSWQQNKREEPAAGRRSYSPRHPFFHHKCSSGACDAVGDRVTVLTIDGGGIRGLIPGTVLAYLEEQLQELDGPEARLADYFDYIAGTSTGGLITAMLAAPADGSRRPLFAAEGINPFYLEHGPRIFPRKWSIAAASGPKHDGKYLRAVTRRVLGETRVRDTVTDVIIPTFDVKLVQPIIFSKCDVQMMPLEESLLSDVCIGTAAAPTYLPAHHFRTKGADGRDHDYNLIDGGVAANNPTMVAMSIITEEIMAKAKEKDSKAVRLLKPSSEDECGRFLVLSIGTGLRSIEEQYTAKMCSKWGIIGWLRKRGMAPIIDIFMAASSDLVDIHVSVKFKLFGCESNYLRIQNNTLCSATAAVDVSTPENMKKLIEIGKCMLDQRVTRVNVKTGKYEDVPGDNRTNAQALEDLAKELSKERTAKRLKAGQASGGVAREDRGRTCH